DNA from Roseimicrobium sp. ORNL1:
CGAGGACAAACCAGATGGCGGAGTTTCTGGAGAGCGCTAGCGCGAGTGCCAGCGGAAAGACAAAGGCCAAGAAGTAGGACAGGAGGTTAGGCCTTCTGGCCTGACAATGGATGTTGGGTCTTCTGACCCGACAGAGCGACTTTGGATGGTGACGGTCAGGCTGGAAAGCCTAACGACCGCTGTCAGGCGAGACGCCTAACCTCCTTAGAAATCAAACAGGTCCTGCTGCGCGGCGGCCTTCACCGCTTGCTTCACGGACTTGGTGATCCGTTTTGGCTTTTCCACGGGGGCGAGCAAGGAACTCAACGGAGCCGGGGCGGGCTCTTCGGAAGCGGATGGAACTGCGATGGATACAATGCTCTCGCTCTCGGGCTGCTGTTCCTCCTGATGGGCGGCCACCACTTCCTCTTCAAAGACGGGTACATCGGAGACGAATACTCCTGCTGACACCTCCTCCACGGCCGGTGCCTCTTGCGTTTCCACAAGAGATGTCTCCACCGGGGGCACCAATGCCTCAGCGTCAGGGACGGGGACGGGAGCTTCCTCAGGGACAAATGGTGCCTCGACCTCGGCTTGCACCGCTGCAATGGCGGGAACCTCTGGCGCTTGCTCGTTCTCAGGCTCAATGTCGACCTGAGCCTCCATCTCTGCCTCAGGAGCAGGCACGGGAACTGAAGCTGGGGCAGATGCAGGCGCGGGCGCAGGTTCCACACCAGCGGCTGCCGCCTTGGCCTTCTTCGCCTTGCTCTTCCCGCCCTTCGAGGCCCCAGTTCCGGTGGAAGCTGGCGCGGCCTCCTCCTGCGGGATGCCTTCAATGATGACAAATTCGACGTGCGGGCCATTCACCCGGCGCTGCAGGGTATGGCCGAAAATGCGGCTGAGCACGCGCACCTCCAGGTCCCACACTGCGGGGAACAGGCGGGCGACTTCGGCGAGCGGGCTGTGGTGGTCCACAAGGCGGAGGCCGTGCGCGTCATCCACGCACCCGCAGATCCAGCCATCATTGCCGCGGAGTTTCGCAAGTTCCATCGCGCGCTCCTTGTGACCGGAGCCTTTGATGCGGGTATTCCACTGCTCGACCTTCTGCTGGAGGAAGCTGTAAAGAAGCCTCTCCGGGACAGTTTCTCCATAAGCTTGAGACACAAGGGCCAGCAGCCCGAGGCACAGCTCCCCTCCCCAGTTTGGCAGGACCACGTCCAGCTTCTCCGTGGGGCGGTAGATTTTTTCAGGACGGCCCGTCTGCTTGGGACGACGCCACGTATCCACATATCCCCGCTTCTTGAGATCATCACAGTGCTGCTTCACGCCCATGTAGGACATTTTTAGAGCACCCGCCAACTCGTTCACCGACATGCCACCGCTGCGCTTGACGTGCAGGAGGATGTCCCAGGAGACGGATGGGGCGATTTCGCGGCCGTTGTGAAGCATGGCGTGACGTTTCCGTCGGCTTCCATCCTGAAGAATTTCAATCCCAAGGCAACCCTGCACTTTTGGAATTTTTCGTACCAGAGCCTCTTGACAATCGAATTGATGATCGAGCGAAGAGATTGACACCGAGTTTCAGCCTCCCCACTATTCACGTACTCCCACACCGATGCCTCCGCGCACCCTCCCCGAAAAAGAGTTCCGCTCCCACGCCCCCGGATACTGGCAGGACAAGAACATCACCCCTGACCAGTGGAACAGCCACACCTGGCAGCTCAAGAACCGGGTCACGACCCTCGCGGGCCTGGAGGAGCACCTCACGCTTTCCGAAGAAGAACGGGCAGGCGTGCTGCTCTCCGGAAACAAGCTGGCGATGGCCATCACGCCCCACTACTTCAATCTCATTCACCCCACGGACCCGGACTGCCCGATTCGCCGGCAGGTGATTCCCCGCATTGAGGAGACCTGGGAGGACCCGAATGAAATGAGCGACCCCTGTGGCGAGGACTCGCACATGCCCGTGCCGGGCCTCGTGCACCGCTATCCGGACCGCGTGCTTTTCCTCGTGACGGACCGTTGCGCCAGCTATTGCCGCTACTGCACCCGCAGCCGCGTGGTGAGTGGCGTGGGCGAGCAGGAGCTGCACACCGAGTTCGAAGCCGCCTTCCGCTATCTGGAGGAGCACACTGAGGTGCGTGACGTGCTGCTGAGCGGGGGCGATGCCCTGCTGCTGAGCGACAACAAGCTGGAAGGCATCCTCAAGCGCATCCGCGCCATCCCGCACATTGAGTTCCTGCGCATCGGCTCCCGGGTACCCATTTTCCTGCCGCAGCGTATCACACCTGAGCTGTGCCAGATGCTTGCAAAATACCATCCCCTCTGGATGAGCGTGCATGTGAACCATCCGCGAGAGCTCACCACCGAGGTGAAGGAAGCGCTGGAACGCCTGTCCAACCACGGCGTTCCCTTGGGCAACCAGAGCGTGCTGCTGCGCGGTGTGAATGACAATCCCGAGGTGATGAAGTCCCTCGTGCACAAGCTGCTCATGTGCCGCGTGCGCCCCTACTATCTCTACCAGTGCGACCTCATCCAGGGCAGCTCGCACCTGCGCACCAGCGTGAGCAAGGGTGTGGAAATCATCGAGCACCTGCGCGGTCACACGACCGGCTACGGCGTGCCGCAATTCGTGATCGACGCCCCCGGCGGCGGCGGCAAGGTGCCTGTGAACCCCGAGTACGTGGTGATGAAGGACGACCAGCGCACCCTGGTGCGCAACTACGAAGGCGAGTTCTTCGAATACCCCGAGCCCGGCAATCAGGTGGCGACCTGGAGCAGCACCCCTGCGAACCGGCTTTCCATGCTGTGGGAGCCGGGGGCGAAGTGGTGAGGTGGAAGCCTCATTGAATTGGCCGCAAAAAAACGCAAAGAACTCAAAGATCTGGCGATTGGGTAGACGACTCGCCATGTGACGTTACTTCATCTCAAGGAACGGGGACATTCCTGTCCCCGAACCCCTGAGATGAAAGTCACTCCGCCTTTTGCAAGGAGCGCCACGTCTCTATCGCGGGCTCCTCCCTGCACTCACTTCTCGCGGTGACAGGGCGGTTCCATGCCATACGCGCACGTGAGTGCCTTGTCAGTCGTTCGGGAGCAGGAATGCTCCCGCTCCTTGAGAGTGGTCCGCGTCACGGAGATCGAACAGTTCAGTCATTGCGACTCACCGCGCCGACTTTGGCGAAGGCGCACCCTCGCCCTTCCCACTATTCACAAGCCACGAAAGCGGAATGCTCTTGAAGCGAAGTGAGAGGTCCTTGCTGCCGACAGGGAAATAATAGTAACTCAGCAGTACGCGGTCACCGTGCGGGGTGGGAGTGATGCTGGTGTACGCGTAAGTCACGGCGGGGTCCGTCTCAAGCTCGCGCGGCTTGGTCCACGTCTTGCCTTCGTCTTTCGAGATGGCGCCCACGAGGGGTGTGCGGCGACCGCCGTGATTTGCACCGAGCACGGTCTTTTCAGGGTCCTTCCACTCCACGTTGGGATTCCACACAAGCAGCCAGTCCCCGGTGGCAGGCAGCCGCACGAGGGTGGAGGGCGACTCCGGTGCCTCGATGCTCCACGGAGCGGCTTCGCTCCAGGTCTCACCTTTGTCCTTGGAATAGGAGTGCCAGATTTTGCCGGTTTGCGTGCGGATGATTTGCATCACGCTGCCATCCTTGAGTTCGATGAGCCCCGGCTCCATGGCGCCGCGCTTCGGGGCACTGAGCATGGAGGCACTGCGCTTCCAGGTGCGGCCATCGTCATCCGAGAAGTAGACCACCGTGCGGAAGTTGTCGTTCTTCGTCCAGACTTTCGAAGTGGTGGAAATCGGCGCGAGCAATCTCCCCGAGGCGAGTTGGATGACACGCGCGTTGTTCATCACATGATACCCCTCTTCCGGTGTGACGAGCACCGGCTCGCCAAAGGTGGCGCCATCATCCGTGGAACGACGCATGAAGACCTTGAGATCGGTGAGTGAGTTCTTCCGCAGGTAGAAGAGTAGCAGGTCACCACTGGTGTGTGAGCGCACGAAGCTCACGGACATGACGTTCGTCTGGCCGTTGTTCTCCTGCAGGGTGAAGTGCGGCCCCCACGTGCTCCCTCCATCCGTGGACTTCGCGGCGGAGATGTGGGCCGCCGCATTGTCTTCCGCACCTCCGTAAAAGTCCGACCACGCGGCAAGCAGTGCGCCGTCTTTGAGCACGGTGATGTCACCCTCAGATTGGCGTGGCGCAGCGGGCGTGGATTGAGCGATGAAGGATTCGATGATGTCTTGGGATCGCGCTGGTGGGAGTGCTACGCAAAGCGTGAGCAGCATCGCGAGGAGATGTGTGGATGCGGGAGAAGTAGCGGTGCAGGGCATGTGTGCCGAACGGTTGGCAGCAGCGAAATTTTGCAGGGATGGACTGAGATGAAGACCTGATGAGAAGATGAAGGCACAAAGGGGCTCAACATCGACACAATAGGATGGTTCAACCCACGAGGTGGCATCGTGCTCAAGGAGCAGGAACGCCTCGTTCCCGGTCCTTGGGCAAGGAGCGATGCGCTGGAGGATAGTGAGTCAGGGGACGCCTGGAAGTGCCTATGTT
Protein-coding regions in this window:
- a CDS encoding winged helix-turn-helix transcriptional regulator, which encodes MLHNGREIAPSVSWDILLHVKRSGGMSVNELAGALKMSYMGVKQHCDDLKKRGYVDTWRRPKQTGRPEKIYRPTEKLDVVLPNWGGELCLGLLALVSQAYGETVPERLLYSFLQQKVEQWNTRIKGSGHKERAMELAKLRGNDGWICGCVDDAHGLRLVDHHSPLAEVARLFPAVWDLEVRVLSRIFGHTLQRRVNGPHVEFVIIEGIPQEEAAPASTGTGASKGGKSKAKKAKAAAAGVEPAPAPASAPASVPVPAPEAEMEAQVDIEPENEQAPEVPAIAAVQAEVEAPFVPEEAPVPVPDAEALVPPVETSLVETQEAPAVEEVSAGVFVSDVPVFEEEVVAAHQEEQQPESESIVSIAVPSASEEPAPAPLSSLLAPVEKPKRITKSVKQAVKAAAQQDLFDF
- a CDS encoding KamA family radical SAM protein codes for the protein MPPRTLPEKEFRSHAPGYWQDKNITPDQWNSHTWQLKNRVTTLAGLEEHLTLSEEERAGVLLSGNKLAMAITPHYFNLIHPTDPDCPIRRQVIPRIEETWEDPNEMSDPCGEDSHMPVPGLVHRYPDRVLFLVTDRCASYCRYCTRSRVVSGVGEQELHTEFEAAFRYLEEHTEVRDVLLSGGDALLLSDNKLEGILKRIRAIPHIEFLRIGSRVPIFLPQRITPELCQMLAKYHPLWMSVHVNHPRELTTEVKEALERLSNHGVPLGNQSVLLRGVNDNPEVMKSLVHKLLMCRVRPYYLYQCDLIQGSSHLRTSVSKGVEIIEHLRGHTTGYGVPQFVIDAPGGGGKVPVNPEYVVMKDDQRTLVRNYEGEFFEYPEPGNQVATWSSTPANRLSMLWEPGAKW
- a CDS encoding sialidase family protein produces the protein MPCTATSPASTHLLAMLLTLCVALPPARSQDIIESFIAQSTPAAPRQSEGDITVLKDGALLAAWSDFYGGAEDNAAAHISAAKSTDGGSTWGPHFTLQENNGQTNVMSVSFVRSHTSGDLLLFYLRKNSLTDLKVFMRRSTDDGATFGEPVLVTPEEGYHVMNNARVIQLASGRLLAPISTTSKVWTKNDNFRTVVYFSDDDGRTWKRSASMLSAPKRGAMEPGLIELKDGSVMQIIRTQTGKIWHSYSKDKGETWSEAAPWSIEAPESPSTLVRLPATGDWLLVWNPNVEWKDPEKTVLGANHGGRRTPLVGAISKDEGKTWTKPRELETDPAVTYAYTSITPTPHGDRVLLSYYYFPVGSKDLSLRFKSIPLSWLVNSGKGEGAPSPKSAR